The sequence below is a genomic window from Gossypium hirsutum isolate 1008001.06 chromosome A11, Gossypium_hirsutum_v2.1, whole genome shotgun sequence.
ATCACAGGGAAGCAAATTCAGAATCAGAAACCTTTAAAATAGTCAGTTTAGGAATCAATCCTACCAGGGACAGCGTCAAGTTTAGCTTTACTGGTAACTTTGATCTTGTCATGCAATTTCCTAGGTGATGTTGAGGATGTGAACTTGGGTGGAGGCGGTGGAGGCAGCATGGTTTTTGAAGGCGGAGGTGGCGGAGTCTGCATGGTTTTTGGAGGTGGAGGCGGCAAGGATTTTGGTGGTGGTGGTGGCATTCCATTAGATGAAGGATGAATCAGCTTCTTTGGAGCAGGCATATTTGATACATTTTTCACACCTACATCTCCCAATGGCTTGTTTGGATTTAAAGATTCAGATTCCTGAAAAGAATTACACAGAAACAATCCAAGCCTAATTTCTTAATAGAAGTAATATAATAGTTAATGAGAAACATCTGGAAAAAGAAGAATGTTAAGATCTCAAGGGTACAACAGAATCTTTAAAAAGGTCCTGTGTCAGAAGACAAAACGACATCGAATTAGTGAAAGGCCATTATTTAGTTAGTTAATGTGACCCTTGATGTCTTCAGCGAACAGATGCTAGGATCCTATTAGCCAACAAGCcttgaaattttcttattcaaaaaCTACGGTAGCTTGTGGCAAgatgcaaaaattttaaaaaaatgccaGATGTCATATAGTGTCACTTTTAACAAATAACAGTTGCAGTGCCACAAAATTTAAGGTCAGCTTATGCACTTAATAAATCTATTCATGCATTTTCAGTAGTTATTTCAGCTTCTAAGTTATCCTTAACAAAAATATGCACACCGTATTGACACCAAAGAGCCTTTAAATGAAACTTCAGCTGCACATTCTATAACGCTAGCCATGTAAGACAGGACACTAGAAATGCGAAGTTCATGATAGAAGGCTATATAAACCCATCAAAGAGTAAAAAAACTTGAACGGTCCTTGATCATGGTTTTGAAGCAGAAAAAAACTCATCAAATTGCTCCTCTGAAACTGAAAACCCTGTGAAACATACAAACCAATGGCCCTAACAGAGGTCTGGTATCAGCCTATTAGCTTCTTAGAAGGTCAGAGAAAATACCTGGAAGATAAGTAGAGAAAGTCAGCAGAAAGTATAATCATAAATCCAATACCATAAATGCAAAGTAAGACAGGTAATCACATTAACTTGCAAAGATTTCCCCTTTTATATAATGTTTCTTTCCATATTTAAGAGGGTGAAACTGGAGATAGAGGTGGATGCATAAAAATTAGGGGCACAAGTACCAGCATGATTCAGCAGAATAAAGGATTGCAAATGCATGGCCACACATGCAGACAAACCTGATTGATTTGGGAACTACCAAGCATAGGTCATTCGGGATTGAGATAGTTAAAAGTTAAGTTCAAGAATTAGCAAGATGGAATCATTGTTCTTTACATCCCCCGCCATATGAACTATGGCAGTAGTCAAGATTCAATTTCTACCACATGGAATTACGGACCATAACATGGCCACTGTAACTCAATTACTTGGAAATGCCTCCATTCACAAATATACTTCTGCTTTTCTAAATAAAAAGCTTTCACCCATGGgctaataataaatattactttaaatgaaatataaagttAATTAAAATGCCATTTTCTCTAAGATAAAAGTTTCTCTAACTTTGAAAATGAGTCAAAGCCAGTTCAAACTTATGTATCATCATCCTAATTGCATTAACACTTACCAAGTAGAGATAGGCACTCTAGCATGGGCTAGACTATCTTCCTCACAAGATGGTCTTAAATTACTCATAGTCAACATTCCCTTTTGAGGAATGATAGTCAACATTATATAAAAGCCATTTTTCTTAGTAGACAAACCCAAATTCCAGAGCCGTACCCCCTACCCAAAAATCAGTGAGATTAGAGAGAGGTAATGCTCTTTGGCCTAGGATAATATTATGCATACACTAAACTGCCATGAACCAGAACTTGTACACGGTTAAAAACCAAAATGCCAGAATGGAGTTGGACTTCATCTTTGGCCATTATGGCactcaaaatatataaatttgtatACCTTACAGCTTCGATTGAGAAAGAAACTAGCAGGAAAATTCACAGATACCTGGTTGAGTCTTGCCGATCCCTTTGAACCAACTGGTAACTCCTGGAACTTCCGCCTTTGTGGAGGCCGTCGCTCTTTCTCAGAATGTAAAGTAGAGCTAACACTTGATTTGGTTACTGTACTGGTAGCTGATGTTGTAGGAACAACTGCACTTGCTACAGACGTTGCAGGTACAACAGTAGAGGAGATTGGAGATGATTGTTTAAGAGCTAATGCTACCTGTTGCAATGGTGTTGCTTGGGGGTATATCCCGCCATATCCAATATAGCTTGTCCCTCTGCTCACCAAAGGCTGTGGATAACCAACTGAATGTGCCTGGGTTGGCCCAGAATTAGGCATCCCCACAGCCATCGCTTGAGAATAGCCAGTAGTAACCACAGGGACTGCAACAGGTGGAGCTGGAGTAGCAACTGGCATTGATGCCAAACCAGCAGCTGAACTAGCATTCAGATTGCGTCCTGTTGCGGAACATTCAACTCCAGTCAACAACTGCTGTGGAGGTGGAACTGCACCATAAACCTTACTTGATGAAATCCTAAAATGGATGGAAAGAAACAGGTTACACCAATCCAAAATGACAACAATGAGATTATACAATTACCAtcaaacccctcaacaaaataaAAACCTGTTTACCTGGATGCACCAAACTCTACGCTGATAGTGTCCAGAAGATTTTCTGCCAAACGCTTGGCATCATCAAGACTTTTAGGATTGTTACTTGACAAGAATAAGTGCAGTGGTGGTTGTGCTTCTGCAACGACAACAACAAAAGATAgactataataatttaaaaataacattagcATAAATACTTTGGTTTAcctaaaattataaagaaatagtaaaagaaaaagaggttGCATTTTACACTGAATAAAAGTACCTTCACCCTGATGGCTCTCAAGGTTTCCGGAACCACATCCACGTAGCATGACAGTTGCTCCTGTTTCATTCATAATGTGATTTATATACTGGTCCTGCAAGTACAAAACCGAACCACCAGCAACAAAAAAACATGCTCTCCCAATTGCATGGAGATGTCAGAGAGAGCTTCAAACATTAGAATCTCTCATCTTTAACATATTAAACAAAAACTTCAAATAACAACTGAATAAACAGAATACTCAATCAAGTAAATCGCTACAAGACACAAATACCAGATGCATGCACATTAATAAGAGAATAGATGAAGGGTTTGTTCAGGGAAGGTGAGAATTAGTCCACATCCTTGACTCCAGATAGCTGGCTTTCGTTTAATTATGCAAGATTGTCATctaattttaaaatctaattgTAGAATAGACGAGCAGCTATAGGTCACAAATACTTATAAGTTGATATAGAAAAAAAACAGGACCATTAACTAGGCATAACAAAACATCATGATAACATATGAGAGCCGTATATAATCCCTTAAAAGGATTAATGAAAATGCAAAATTGAAGTACATAAAAATCTCACATTGGGTCCACGAATACGAGCAGCAACATTCAGTGATGGATCTGCATCGAAGCCCAAATATACACATGTGCTAAATGCCTGAGAAACCAGGTTTGATTAGACATTTATCATTCAATCGATTATCTAAATCTTACAGCTCAACAAATTCAGTTGCAGTTGAAGCATACCTTCACACCATTCATCACAGCTTCCACAAAAGGGGAAGAACCTGCCTGTGAGCTCTGCCCATGTTTTAACAGTTCTTCCACCATGGCAGCTGCACGATCTACAGCTAAAATTCGCTCTGCTGTCTCTTTTAACTGCAGTGATAATTAAACAAGCTTTTAAATCACTTTTCTTTAAATAGACCAACTATTtagctttttaatttttttttatgtcaaCCACAAGCTGAGACTATAAGAAAGCATACATCCTAAAACTTTCATAAAGAcggaatttcaaaaaatttcactcTATAACCCACAAACGGTCTGTAAAGATCGAAAAATTAGACTTACATGAGCAGCAGCAGATATATGAAGATAAAGAGGCTTTTCGCCATCAGCTGGAGCATTTGGTGGGTGATACTTGCCCCTGCACACCAATCATTTCAAGGAATTAGAAggaaaaacaagaaagaaaaataatcatCAAAAGCTTCTGATACCCACTTAAAGAAACTTACCTAGTTATCACCACAGCACCAGTGCACCTTTGTATCTGAAAGATGATAAGCTTACTCATCAAAGTTTAACAAAAGAACTATTTCCGCTATTTTAACAACAAACCCTTTTTTCCATATTGCTAAACAAAGAAGAAGTGATTTACCTCTTCCTGTGTCTGGCGCTTCGTGAGCTTGTAGCGAATAGAAGATTCCGCATCATTTATTACAATTTCTCTAGCAATCACTAATTCATCCTGGATTTTAGTCTATAAAATTGTACAAACAAAATGCAcaaataaattatacaattaacaAATTTGTAAATATGCAAGTAATAAAAAACATGTacaaaataaatcatcaaaaagaaaataaataaaaattccctGCATATAACAGTTCTTGGGATACCCTATGACCGAATACAAAAGCCAGCAGTCATTTTGATCAGATGAACTCTCCATATATGAAACAATCCAAGCagaaatatcaataaaaatatactAGTGGCAATTAAGAAGGAAGGGAAGAAACAATTAAAACATGTCCTTACAAATATTTGGTCCATATGCTTGAAATATCACGTAAAAAAAATCACCTAAAGCCAAAAGCTGTTGCAAAGTCAGGTACATTGACTACCCAAATTTATCAATGtttgaaatatcattttaaataCTAATGTTGTCAGCAGTGACGCATTGACATGGCAAAGAAATAATGACATTTTATAATACAAGACATTATTGCCATAATCATAGAAAACAATGAATTTCTTTGTGCAAAACCATATCTACTTTTCGTACTTGATTTTGTTGAGATGCCACTGGAGCAGCATGCTGTTGAAAGACCGGTGTAACAGCTGCACCACTAGCGGCAAGTATATTTGAGAGAAAGGTGCCTGGTACTGGAGCTACACCAGGAAGTGGCATGCCAGCAAGAGTTCCCATGTTGCTAAATGGGACAGCAATTCCAGCTGAAACAAAAGCCTCTGCAGGTTGATCCCACTTTCTCTTCTTCCTGCATAATACCCCAACTAATAAAAGTTGCAACTACCAAAAATGGCATTAATCTGGTATATAAATATCAAACAACTACATATTCCATAGTTTGTTTGAAAACGAGTACTTGTGAGAGTTATGCAAATTGCAAGGATGGATATAGTAAAAATTACTATAAATTTAATGATACATATTTTCACAATCAAAATTCTTGCTCTAAAATGTAATCTTACAAATGAAActaaacacattttcaaaatcAGATTAAAAGGAAACACTTTTCCCTCCCTATAAATGAAAATCACAGCCAGAAAACGTTTCATGTCATAGCAACAACCTAGTGTTAATAGTTTTGATGTAATATTTACCAATTCTTGGTAATTGTTCTTATGCTTGATAATCATCTGACAATAACTCGCTCCGACtggattttttttgttgttgttgttttttcgCCTCTGTAATTATCATTAAATTTCTAGCTTGATTATGCAAAtgtgtttaaaaaaattcagcTTTTGAGATGATTTATTTCACCTCCAATAAACCAGTTGAATTACTATCAAATTCAACAGATTCTTTTGAGTAATTCCACAAATTAACTctttaaatttagaaattaagAAAATGTGGAAATTTGGGTTTAAGAATAGAAattaaggagaaaagaaaaaagaaactcgATAACTTTGTCGAGGCTGTGAATCACTGTTGGTTACAGCGCGGTCATCCAAAGAAATTAAGTGATGGggaaattagggtttaaggattgAAATTTAcgataaaacaaaaagaaattcgGTACCTTTGTCTAGTCTGTGAAGCATCATTGCTTACAGTCGGATCATCGGAAGAAACCCTAGCGCCACCGTCCTCCGTCATCTCTTTGCAAGAATTTCAGAATTCCAGACAAAAAGAAGGAATTCTAGTTAAAAAAAATCGGATCGGTTTGTTTTTAGGGATCTGATTTCGATTGAAGCGTCAAATTGGGGCTTTCGGCTTTTCTCTCAGATGCAGGTGAAGTTTGGAGATTTCGCGCAAAATCCAAACTGAGGGGGCACGTGAGAGCGGATGTTAATGGCGTGACAATGTCACGTGTAATATCCCATCTATATTTATACCTAAATAATCCATTCTTTTATTTGCTCACTCAACTATTCAAAAAGTTTacattttaagtgattaaattgtTAAGTTTTTTAAGTTTTGTCAGCGAGTTTTAAGTTGATTTGATGATTAATATTAGTTATAGaagaaaaattttgtttaaattttgattcatAGATTCATGATATCTAAACtctaaatttatttcataaaaaaattaaattgtagaaaagaataagaaataaagctttcaattggtgcatgcagtataattaaaaaaactatatattatCGATTTTAAC
It includes:
- the LOC107923951 gene encoding protein RIK isoform X3, which translates into the protein MTEDGGARVSSDDPTVSNDASQTRQRKKRKWDQPAEAFVSAGIAVPFSNMGTLAGMPLPGVAPVPGTFLSNILAASGAAVTPVFQQHAAPVASQQNQTKIQDELVIAREIVINDAESSIRYKLTKRQTQEEIQRCTGAVVITRGKYHPPNAPADGEKPLYLHISAAAHLKETAERILAVDRAAAMVEELLKHGQSSQAGSSPFVEAVMNGVKAFSTCVYLGFDADPSLNVAARIRGPNDQYINHIMNETGATVMLRGCGSGNLESHQGEEAQPPLHLFLSSNNPKSLDDAKRLAENLLDTISVEFGASRISSSKVYGAVPPPQQLLTGVECSATGRNLNASSAAGLASMPVATPAPPVAVPVVTTGYSQAMAVGMPNSGPTQAHSVGYPQPLVSRGTSYIGYGGIYPQATPLQQVALALKQSSPISSTVVPATSVASAVVPTTSATSTVTKSSVSSTLHSEKERRPPQRRKFQELPVGSKGSARLNQVFSLTF
- the LOC107923951 gene encoding protein RIK isoform X1 yields the protein MTEDGGARVSSDDPTVSNDASQTRQRKKRKWDQPAEAFVSAGIAVPFSNMGTLAGMPLPGVAPVPGTFLSNILAASGAAVTPVFQQHAAPVASQQNQTKIQDELVIAREIVINDAESSIRYKLTKRQTQEEIQRCTGAVVITRGKYHPPNAPADGEKPLYLHISAAAHLKETAERILAVDRAAAMVEELLKHGQSSQAGSSPFVEAVMNGVKAFSTCVYLGFDADPSLNVAARIRGPNDQYINHIMNETGATVMLRGCGSGNLESHQGEEAQPPLHLFLSSNNPKSLDDAKRLAENLLDTISVEFGASRISSSKVYGAVPPPQQLLTGVECSATGRNLNASSAAGLASMPVATPAPPVAVPVVTTGYSQAMAVGMPNSGPTQAHSVGYPQPLVSRGTSYIGYGGIYPQATPLQQVALALKQSSPISSTVVPATSVASAVVPTTSATSTVTKSSVSSTLHSEKERRPPQRRKFQELPVGSKGSARLNQESESLNPNKPLGDVGVKNVSNMPAPKKLIHPSSNGMPPPPPKSLPPPPPKTMQTPPPPPSKTMLPPPPPPKFTSSTSPRKLHDKIKVTSKAKLDAVPDTLMQLMSYGDEDDDSEESSDESLNNKKSADAVRKPFWAL
- the LOC107923951 gene encoding protein RIK isoform X2, producing MDQIFTKIQDELVIAREIVINDAESSIRYKLTKRQTQEEIQRCTGAVVITRGKYHPPNAPADGEKPLYLHISAAAHLKETAERILAVDRAAAMVEELLKHGQSSQAGSSPFVEAVMNGVKAFSTCVYLGFDADPSLNVAARIRGPNDQYINHIMNETGATVMLRGCGSGNLESHQGEEAQPPLHLFLSSNNPKSLDDAKRLAENLLDTISVEFGASRISSSKVYGAVPPPQQLLTGVECSATGRNLNASSAAGLASMPVATPAPPVAVPVVTTGYSQAMAVGMPNSGPTQAHSVGYPQPLVSRGTSYIGYGGIYPQATPLQQVALALKQSSPISSTVVPATSVASAVVPTTSATSTVTKSSVSSTLHSEKERRPPQRRKFQELPVGSKGSARLNQESESLNPNKPLGDVGVKNVSNMPAPKKLIHPSSNGMPPPPPKSLPPPPPKTMQTPPPPPSKTMLPPPPPPKFTSSTSPRKLHDKIKVTSKAKLDAVPDTLMQLMSYGDEDDDSEESSDESLNNKKSADAVRKPFWAL